TAAGAAACGAACGAAGCTTACGCTAGGCTTCAAGAGCTTCCGTTCAGCAAAAATTACTATTACCGGTATAGAAAACATTCGTATAATTCAAAAAGGACAAATAATCAAATCTAACAACAATCTTTCTGCTTTCGAAAATTTTAAAATGTTAATGGATGCATAACGTCTAAAATCTTACTTTTGTCGATTAAGGCAGAAGATGCTTTACAAATGCGACAGAACCATTATTTTTAATCTTACGATCAAAGCTAGGCCAACCTGAACCAGAGTGGAATTTATCCTTAGAGCTAAAAAGGGCTAATCCACAATTCTGACACAAATAGGTGCCATCAATTATAAAATTATCATAGATTCCACTATAACAATATTCTGTTCCTTTATTAACCACAATCTCTTTGACTTCTGGGGTTAAGCTGGTTGTTTTCAACATAAGACTTAATTTAAATTGTGGCGTTTAAGGTTAACGCTTTGCCAGCTATCACCAAATGTAGAATAGCAGTTTCTGATAGTTATTAAATTAAAAATTTAATGACTTTAGGATAAAAGGATATTATTAATAATTACACCAAATAAACATATATAAGCTGTAATTGTACTAAATATTTAAAGAAAGCGATTTATGAAAAACGACTATTATGATGATAACTGTGGAAGTGATATAGAGGAAGAGCGAGAATTAGTAGTACCTCACGCTGGCATAGATCAGTACCTCCAAGCTCATCAAAGACAACAACCACCTATTAAACTAGATATACCGGAACCAGTAATTATTCATGTATCTAGCGCTCAAGGTAACAGGGCAGGAGGCATATCTCAAGCTAATAAAGTATTAGCTATTCAAAATAAATTATTGAGTGTAAGTCAAGGACTAGG
The sequence above is a segment of the Candidatus Trichorickettsia mobilis genome. Coding sequences within it:
- a CDS encoding peptide-methionine (R)-S-oxide reductase; amino-acid sequence: MLKTTSLTPEVKEIVVNKGTEYCYSGIYDNFIIDGTYLCQNCGLALFSSKDKFHSGSGWPSFDRKIKNNGSVAFVKHLLP